One window of Candidatus Tectomicrobia bacterium genomic DNA carries:
- a CDS encoding CocE/NonD family hydrolase: protein MRIDWDVPIRMDDGLILRCDVYRPDGKGKFPVILSYGPYAKWLHFQDGYPAQWKVLNEKHPLSLSGSSNKYQNWELVDPEKWVPDGYACVRVDSRGAGRSPGFMEIWSPRETKDFYDCIEWAGKQPWSTGKVGLNGISYYGMNQWQVAALQPPHLAAMCVWEGAADLYRDFAYHGGIYSQFGDTWYRDTVLSRQHGRGARGDRSRMNGEWAEGPETLTEEELGANRCDFGRDLLGHPLLDDYWKARIPDYSKISVPLLSAGNWGGVGLHPRGNTEGFLAAGTKQKWLEMHGLDHFTHFYTDYGVELQKKFFGHFLKGERNGWEKQPRVQLQVRHPGEKFVQRAEGEWPLARTKWTKYHLHPDGFGLSAAKPSGNAKAAYEALGDGLTFLTEPFGKETEITGPAAAKLFVSSETEDADIFLVLRLFTPDLREITFQGSNDPHTAVGHGWLRASRRKLDKKRSLPYRPCHAHDEVQPLKPGQVYELDVEIWPTSIVVPQGCRIGLGVRGRDYVWPGFEHPPMPVRGRVYSGVGPFRHDHPRDRPAEVFGKKVTLHAGPDRPSYLLLPVIPAK from the coding sequence ATGCGGATCGACTGGGACGTTCCCATCCGGATGGACGACGGCCTCATCCTGCGCTGCGACGTCTACCGGCCCGACGGAAAAGGGAAATTCCCCGTCATCCTTTCCTACGGCCCCTACGCCAAGTGGCTCCACTTCCAGGACGGCTATCCCGCCCAGTGGAAAGTCCTGAACGAGAAGCACCCGCTCTCCCTCTCGGGCTCGTCGAACAAGTACCAGAACTGGGAGCTGGTGGACCCGGAGAAATGGGTGCCCGACGGCTACGCCTGCGTGCGGGTGGACTCGCGCGGGGCGGGGCGCTCCCCGGGCTTCATGGAGATATGGTCGCCCCGTGAGACGAAGGACTTCTACGACTGCATCGAATGGGCGGGGAAGCAGCCCTGGAGCACCGGGAAGGTGGGGTTGAACGGAATCTCGTACTACGGGATGAACCAGTGGCAGGTGGCCGCGCTCCAGCCCCCCCACCTGGCTGCGATGTGCGTGTGGGAGGGGGCGGCCGACCTCTACCGCGACTTCGCCTACCACGGCGGCATCTATTCCCAGTTCGGCGACACCTGGTACCGCGACACCGTGCTCTCGCGCCAGCACGGCCGGGGGGCGCGGGGGGACCGCAGCCGCATGAACGGGGAATGGGCCGAGGGGCCCGAAACCCTCACCGAGGAGGAGCTCGGCGCCAACCGGTGCGACTTCGGCAGGGACCTCCTCGGCCATCCCCTGCTCGACGACTACTGGAAGGCCCGGATCCCCGACTACTCGAAGATCAGCGTGCCGCTCCTCTCGGCGGGCAACTGGGGAGGGGTGGGCCTCCATCCCAGGGGCAACACCGAGGGCTTCCTCGCCGCGGGCACGAAGCAGAAATGGCTCGAGATGCACGGCCTCGATCACTTCACCCACTTCTACACGGACTACGGCGTGGAGCTTCAGAAGAAATTCTTCGGCCACTTCCTCAAGGGCGAGAGGAACGGCTGGGAGAAGCAGCCCCGGGTGCAGCTCCAGGTGCGCCACCCCGGCGAGAAGTTCGTCCAGAGGGCCGAGGGCGAGTGGCCCCTCGCCCGGACGAAGTGGACGAAGTACCACCTCCACCCGGACGGTTTCGGCCTCTCGGCCGCCAAGCCCTCCGGCAACGCCAAGGCGGCTTACGAGGCCCTGGGGGACGGCCTCACCTTCCTGACCGAGCCGTTCGGGAAGGAGACGGAGATCACCGGCCCCGCGGCGGCCAAGCTGTTCGTCTCCTCCGAAACCGAGGACGCCGACATCTTCCTCGTCCTGCGCCTGTTCACCCCGGACTTGCGGGAGATCACCTTCCAGGGTTCGAACGACCCCCATACCGCCGTGGGCCACGGCTGGCTGCGGGCCTCGCGCCGCAAGCTCGACAAGAAGCGCAGCCTCCCCTACCGGCCCTGCCACGCCCACGACGAGGTCCAGCCCCTAAAGCCGGGCCAGGTGTACGAGCTGGACGTGGAGATCTGGCCGACGAGCATCGTCGTGCCCCAGGGCTGCCGGATCGGGCTGGGCGTGCGGGGCCGGGACTACGTGTGGCCCGGCTTCGAGCATCCGCCGATGCCGGTCCGGGGGCGGGTTTATTCCGGGGTGGGGCCCTTCCGCCACGACCACCCGAGGGACCGCCCGGCGGAGGTGTTCGGAAAGAAGGTCACCTTGCACGCCGGGCCCGACCGGCCCTCCTACCTCCTGCTGCCCGTCATCCCCGCGAAGTAG
- a CDS encoding septal ring lytic transglycosylase RlpA family protein: MASGPREGRALRWRIWLLLLGMAASGCASRPEPYSRSSPEHELSGLASWYGRPHHGQRTANGERFDMHMMTAAHRTLPFHTIVRVERLDDGRAVSVRINDRGPFIEGRVIDLSRASAEKLGMVEAGVAPVRLTPLRVPPAGAQRWVVMLGKFGREEDARRFSMNFRARWKDIRVVASADGPGRSFHVQLQGFREASEARAMLDRLRREGYTAFLATVP, encoded by the coding sequence ATGGCCTCGGGTCCCCGGGAGGGAAGAGCGCTGCGCTGGCGGATCTGGCTCCTCCTGCTGGGAATGGCGGCGAGCGGATGCGCGTCCCGGCCGGAGCCTTACTCCCGCTCTTCTCCGGAGCATGAGCTTTCCGGCCTCGCCTCCTGGTACGGCCGTCCCCATCACGGCCAGAGGACGGCCAACGGCGAGCGGTTCGACATGCACATGATGACCGCGGCCCATCGCACCCTCCCCTTCCATACCATCGTGCGGGTCGAGCGGCTGGACGACGGGCGCGCGGTCAGCGTCCGCATCAACGACAGGGGGCCGTTCATCGAGGGGCGCGTGATCGATCTGTCGCGGGCGTCCGCCGAGAAACTGGGCATGGTCGAGGCGGGAGTGGCTCCCGTGCGATTAACCCCGCTTCGGGTTCCTCCGGCCGGGGCGCAGCGGTGGGTGGTCATGCTCGGCAAATTCGGCCGGGAGGAAGACGCGCGCAGGTTCTCGATGAATTTCCGGGCGCGGTGGAAGGATATCCGCGTGGTGGCCTCCGCCGATGGCCCTGGCCGGTCTTTCCACGTGCAGCTTCAGGGCTTCCGGGAGGCGAGCGAGGCCCGGGCAATGCTCGACCGGCTGCGCCGGGAGGGATACACCGCTTTCCTCGCGACGGTCCCCTGA
- a CDS encoding class I SAM-dependent methyltransferase, whose amino-acid sequence MERFRNLYSHKNSIPNELFLLKKAFRPEAPADPGPGAAADGPGAWAIKSLKVFVDVLARFPRPAVLDLGRVNGGNIFFLGSQGCRVLVNDFLGERELPAPPGAGSPDADALAAEGWRKVLAGLEYPPRSVHGVICWDSLDHMPPAWAGELVKLLHRMLEPGGMILSLFGGLRPGGAGSCKGFRILDQDRIEPLPGGAGRPERHPYKNAEIMEVFSGFRVLDFCLLKGGYREILVQKGVSV is encoded by the coding sequence GTGGAGCGGTTCCGGAATCTTTATAGCCACAAGAACAGCATCCCGAATGAGCTTTTCCTGCTGAAGAAGGCCTTCAGGCCGGAGGCCCCGGCGGATCCCGGACCGGGCGCCGCCGCGGACGGGCCGGGCGCCTGGGCGATAAAGTCCCTGAAGGTCTTCGTGGATGTCCTGGCGCGCTTTCCCCGCCCGGCGGTCCTGGACCTGGGGCGCGTCAACGGCGGCAACATCTTCTTTCTCGGAAGCCAGGGCTGCCGGGTCTTGGTAAACGATTTCCTGGGGGAGCGGGAGCTCCCCGCGCCTCCCGGCGCGGGCTCGCCCGATGCCGATGCCCTCGCCGCCGAGGGCTGGCGGAAGGTCCTGGCCGGGCTGGAATACCCGCCGCGGTCGGTCCATGGCGTCATCTGCTGGGACAGCCTCGACCATATGCCCCCGGCCTGGGCTGGGGAACTCGTGAAGCTCCTCCACCGCATGCTGGAGCCGGGCGGGATGATCCTGTCCCTATTCGGGGGCCTCCGGCCCGGCGGGGCGGGTTCCTGCAAGGGTTTCCGGATTCTCGATCAGGATCGCATCGAACCTCTGCCGGGAGGCGCGGGGCGTCCGGAGCGGCACCCCTACAAGAACGCCGAGATCATGGAGGTATTCTCCGGCTTTCGCGTCCTGGACTTCTGCCTCTTGAAGGGAGGCTACCGGGAGATTCTGGTCCAGAAGGGAGTGAGTGTATAG
- a CDS encoding polymer-forming cytoskeletal protein, with protein sequence MSIFSREKELEQHSSPAAAAPVVERGRAEKQAPQAKIGKTIVIRGELSGGEDLIIEGRVEGHVDLKDHHLVIGEGGNLTADVEAKKITVIGRLEGNLNAKERVEIMESGSVVGDIRAPRLAIADGGKFKGSVDMTGERAAPAGKEKKDREPVQLQPKGENGAHRPLEGAVKN encoded by the coding sequence ATGAGCATATTCAGCCGCGAGAAAGAACTGGAGCAGCATTCCTCGCCCGCCGCGGCGGCGCCGGTTGTGGAAAGGGGCCGGGCGGAGAAGCAGGCGCCGCAGGCCAAGATCGGCAAGACCATCGTCATCCGCGGCGAGCTCAGCGGAGGCGAGGACCTGATCATCGAAGGGCGGGTGGAGGGACACGTCGACCTCAAGGACCATCACCTGGTGATCGGCGAAGGCGGCAATCTCACGGCCGACGTCGAGGCCAAGAAGATCACCGTCATCGGGCGCCTGGAGGGGAACCTCAACGCCAAGGAGCGGGTGGAGATCATGGAGTCCGGCTCCGTGGTCGGGGACATCCGCGCGCCCCGGCTGGCCATTGCCGACGGCGGCAAGTTCAAGGGCTCGGTGGACATGACGGGCGAGCGCGCGGCGCCGGCCGGGAAGGAGAAGAAGGATCGCGAGCCGGTCCAGCTTCAGCCGAAGGGGGAGAACGGCGCCCACCGTCCCTTGGAAGGGGCCGTGAAGAACTGA
- a CDS encoding sodium:solute symporter, whose amino-acid sequence MITALDYGILFLYFAGMIALSVFLGRRYAGRKDYFLGGQRIPDWAIAASIMATQASVISMISAPAFVAVRPGGGLIWIQYEFALPLAMILVMAVLAPYFYRAKIITVYEYLERRFDARTRAVFSLVFQLSRALATGVAIYAAAILLSIILDTPLWASILLMGSISIVYTTIGGISADIWSDVIQLVLLWAGTFVVLWFAVAAGGGWTEVIAHIPAERFRAVDFASHGIGDGRTFGFWPMVLGGFFLYASYYGCDQSQIQRVLCAESERKARRALWLNGLWRFPLVLSYCLVGLVMAGFVVKEPTFTASIPEDHLDYMIPLFIKHYVPPGLTGLILAGMFAAVMSSIDSAFNSLSAASVQDVYVRYVNPSATERQCLFWSRAATAIWGVLCTGLAFWVGNLAPTVIEGINKIGSAFYGPTLAAFLVAILSRRATGNGVVWGLACGVGLNIVLWAGYDDSVSWLWWNAIGCAVTVAVASLPAFRGPGLPPAQADQLTMSWAEMRKGFWEERAMYGSLAFYFLLIILVSYGLWFLQPGPGR is encoded by the coding sequence ATGATTACGGCTCTCGACTATGGAATCTTGTTCCTCTATTTCGCCGGGATGATCGCGCTGTCGGTCTTCCTCGGCCGCCGGTACGCCGGCCGGAAGGATTACTTCCTCGGGGGCCAGCGCATCCCGGACTGGGCCATCGCCGCCTCCATCATGGCCACCCAGGCCAGCGTCATCAGCATGATCAGCGCCCCCGCCTTCGTGGCCGTGCGCCCGGGCGGAGGCCTCATTTGGATTCAGTACGAGTTCGCCCTCCCGCTCGCCATGATCCTCGTGATGGCGGTCCTCGCCCCCTACTTCTACAGGGCCAAGATCATCACCGTGTACGAGTACCTGGAGCGCCGCTTCGACGCCCGCACGCGGGCCGTGTTCAGCCTGGTGTTCCAGCTCAGCCGCGCCCTGGCCACGGGGGTCGCCATCTATGCCGCGGCGATCCTGCTGTCCATCATCCTGGACACCCCGCTGTGGGCCTCCATCCTGCTGATGGGGTCCATCTCGATCGTCTACACGACCATCGGCGGCATCTCGGCCGACATCTGGAGCGACGTGATCCAGCTCGTCCTCCTTTGGGCGGGGACGTTCGTCGTCCTGTGGTTTGCCGTCGCGGCGGGCGGGGGCTGGACGGAGGTGATCGCCCACATCCCGGCCGAGCGGTTCCGCGCGGTGGACTTCGCCTCGCATGGAATCGGCGACGGCAGGACGTTCGGCTTCTGGCCGATGGTGCTGGGAGGTTTTTTCCTCTACGCCTCCTACTACGGATGCGACCAGAGCCAGATTCAAAGGGTGCTATGCGCGGAATCGGAGCGGAAGGCGCGCCGCGCCCTGTGGCTGAACGGGCTGTGGCGCTTCCCGCTGGTGCTCTCCTACTGCCTGGTGGGCCTGGTCATGGCCGGCTTCGTGGTGAAGGAGCCCACCTTCACGGCCTCCATCCCGGAGGACCACCTCGACTACATGATCCCCCTCTTCATCAAGCACTACGTCCCGCCGGGCCTGACGGGGCTCATCCTGGCGGGGATGTTCGCCGCGGTCATGTCCAGCATCGATTCCGCCTTCAACTCCCTCTCGGCCGCCAGCGTCCAGGACGTCTACGTCCGCTACGTCAACCCCAGCGCCACGGAACGCCAGTGCCTCTTCTGGTCGCGCGCCGCCACGGCCATCTGGGGCGTCCTGTGCACGGGGCTCGCCTTTTGGGTGGGGAACCTGGCCCCGACGGTCATCGAGGGGATCAACAAGATCGGCTCCGCCTTCTACGGGCCGACGCTCGCCGCCTTCTTGGTCGCGATTCTCAGCCGGCGGGCGACGGGGAACGGTGTGGTCTGGGGGCTTGCGTGCGGGGTGGGGCTGAACATCGTCCTGTGGGCCGGGTACGACGATTCCGTCTCCTGGCTATGGTGGAACGCCATCGGCTGCGCCGTCACGGTGGCCGTCGCCTCCCTGCCGGCCTTCAGAGGGCCGGGGCTCCCGCCCGCCCAGGCGGACCAGCTGACGATGAGCTGGGCGGAGATGCGGAAGGGCTTCTGGGAGGAACGGGCCATGTACGGGTCCCTGGCCTTTTACTTCCTGCTCATCATCCTCGTCTCATACGGCCTGTGGTTCCTGCAGCCCGGACCGGGCCGGTAG
- a CDS encoding glycosyltransferase yields the protein MGKFGKIHSAMRPPVARRMEQIGKADVVIGIPCFNNVDTIAHVVSTASKGLKEYDKSLRAVIIVSDGGSTDDTREVAREVELAPWQELIVTIYRGPGGKGSAFRLIFEAVQRLGAQGCVVFDSDLRSITPDWIRYLLDPMLVKGYDFVAPNYARSKYDGTITNNIVYSLTRALYGKRIRQPIGGDFGFRDTLARYYSEQDVWDTDVARYGIDIWMTTMAITQGFKICQANLGLKVHDAKDPATDLGFMFRQVVITLFRIMGVSEHIWKKIRGSQPVDSFGQVDLWAQEPEAVQASLSKLISAYQTGFHLFKSTWRDLIDPESFKLLHHLARVRNVRNFVLPDEVWVRILYDFAAVFHHLPDHHFKLVDLMSPLYYARVGSFVAHTQKMSSREAETLVEEQAEVFETHKDYLIDRWESGEKWGRQVEASFT from the coding sequence ATGGGCAAATTCGGCAAGATACATTCCGCGATGAGGCCTCCGGTCGCGCGCAGGATGGAACAGATAGGCAAGGCGGATGTCGTGATCGGCATCCCCTGCTTCAACAACGTGGACACGATCGCCCACGTCGTTTCCACCGCCAGCAAGGGCCTCAAGGAATACGACAAGAGCCTCCGGGCCGTGATCATCGTCTCGGACGGCGGCTCCACCGACGACACCCGGGAGGTCGCCCGTGAGGTCGAGCTCGCTCCCTGGCAAGAGCTGATCGTCACCATCTACCGCGGGCCCGGCGGCAAGGGCTCCGCCTTCCGGCTCATTTTCGAGGCGGTCCAGAGGCTCGGCGCCCAGGGTTGCGTGGTGTTCGACTCGGACCTGAGGAGCATCACCCCGGACTGGATCCGCTATCTGCTCGATCCCATGCTCGTCAAGGGCTACGACTTCGTCGCGCCGAACTACGCCCGCAGCAAGTATGACGGGACCATCACGAACAACATCGTCTACAGCCTCACCCGCGCGTTGTACGGCAAGCGCATCCGCCAGCCGATCGGGGGCGACTTCGGCTTCCGCGACACCCTGGCCCGCTATTATTCCGAGCAGGACGTGTGGGACACCGACGTCGCCCGCTACGGAATCGACATCTGGATGACCACGATGGCCATCACCCAAGGCTTCAAGATCTGCCAAGCCAATCTGGGCCTCAAGGTGCATGACGCCAAGGATCCGGCGACGGACCTGGGCTTCATGTTCCGGCAGGTCGTGATCACGCTCTTCCGCATAATGGGCGTGAGCGAGCACATCTGGAAAAAAATCCGGGGGAGCCAGCCCGTGGATTCCTTCGGGCAGGTGGACCTGTGGGCGCAGGAGCCCGAGGCGGTCCAGGCCAGCCTGAGCAAGCTCATCTCCGCCTACCAGACGGGTTTCCATCTCTTCAAGAGCACGTGGCGGGACTTGATCGATCCGGAGAGCTTCAAGCTGCTTCACCATCTGGCGCGCGTCCGCAACGTCCGGAATTTCGTCTTGCCGGATGAGGTCTGGGTGCGAATCCTCTACGACTTCGCCGCCGTCTTCCACCACCTGCCCGATCACCACTTCAAGCTCGTGGACTTGATGAGCCCGCTCTACTACGCCCGCGTGGGTTCCTTCGTCGCGCACACCCAGAAAATGAGCAGCCGGGAGGCCGAGACCCTGGTGGAGGAGCAGGCCGAGGTCTTCGAGACACACAAGGACTATCTCATCGACCGCTGGGAGAGCGGCGAGAAGTGGGGCCGGCAGGTAGAGGCTTCGTTCACATGA
- a CDS encoding HAD hydrolase family protein encodes MRKILVFSDLDGSLLDHDTYGMDEARKTAQDLRKSGAALILTSSKTGAEIEGYVTNLGLADPFIAEGGGVLFCPAGLFPDAPDGSREEGGYSVQTLGPPVEALREAFLEMRRALALPLRAYFEMDDAELQRLTSLPAGWIPRMRDRRASVPFIRTGGTAAEDLAPVREWAGSKGLRYARGGRFHHLTGSFDKGTAAARLADMYRRKTGGVLTIGIGDGPNDLPLLRWADRAVAIPAKEGLRPELAAVPGVRVAPAPGPAGWKAGVEDLFRELNLEPLLSGS; translated from the coding sequence TTGCGGAAAATCCTGGTTTTTTCAGACCTCGACGGCTCACTCCTCGACCATGACACCTACGGAATGGATGAGGCGCGCAAGACCGCCCAGGACCTGCGGAAGAGCGGCGCCGCCCTCATCCTCACCTCTTCGAAGACCGGCGCCGAGATCGAAGGTTACGTAACAAACCTCGGCCTGGCCGATCCGTTCATCGCCGAGGGGGGAGGCGTCCTCTTCTGCCCGGCCGGCCTTTTCCCGGATGCGCCGGACGGCTCCCGGGAGGAGGGGGGCTACAGCGTACAAACCCTCGGGCCGCCTGTGGAGGCGCTCCGGGAGGCGTTCCTTGAGATGCGGCGGGCGCTGGCCCTTCCTCTGCGCGCATATTTCGAGATGGACGACGCCGAGCTCCAGAGGCTGACCTCGCTGCCGGCCGGCTGGATTCCCAGGATGCGGGATCGCCGGGCCAGCGTTCCGTTCATCCGGACCGGCGGGACGGCGGCGGAGGACTTGGCCCCCGTCCGGGAGTGGGCGGGCTCCAAGGGGCTCCGCTACGCCCGGGGGGGGCGGTTTCACCACCTGACGGGATCCTTCGATAAAGGAACGGCGGCGGCCCGCCTCGCGGACATGTACCGGCGGAAGACCGGCGGCGTCCTCACGATAGGGATCGGGGACGGCCCGAACGATTTACCGCTCCTGCGCTGGGCGGACCGCGCCGTCGCCATTCCCGCGAAAGAGGGGCTCAGGCCCGAGCTCGCCGCGGTGCCCGGCGTCCGGGTGGCTCCCGCGCCCGGCCCCGCCGGCTGGAAGGCCGGCGTGGAGGATTTGTTCCGCGAATTGAACCTGGAGCCTTTATTGTCCGGAAGTTAA
- a CDS encoding glycosyl transferase encodes MADFFQNGVITTLNKIRTDNVERLEAQLRRFNEVSPISLLLPCLYSELEGPALRNIVDVLSKVDYLDEIVVVLGRAHTSEFLHAIDFFSPLRNCTILWLDSPRMKAIFKLLDENEIQVNIPGKGQAVWIGIGYILGKRRADTIVLHDCDILTYDSGFIARLCYPIANPSFDYEFTKGFYARASNRLNGRASRLLVNPLSRALRHHAGQGGKHPFLDYLDSFRYALAGEMAIRRELARINRIPMDWGLEVGTLAEVFRNSSTKRVCQVEVCDVYDHKHQDLSADDPGGGLFRMSIDITRSILYTLASEGVSFSAGFIRSLTAAYLRNAQDAIVHYHAVASYNGFQFDRHAEETAIETFAEGIKIACEVFLQEPLESPQAPNWNRVAAAVPGLMGQLVQAVAEDNANPSVEILTGELKERV; translated from the coding sequence ATGGCAGATTTCTTCCAGAACGGCGTCATCACCACCCTGAATAAAATCCGCACCGATAATGTGGAAAGGCTGGAGGCGCAGTTGCGCCGCTTCAATGAGGTCAGTCCCATCTCCTTGCTGCTCCCCTGCCTCTACAGCGAACTGGAAGGTCCCGCCCTCCGGAATATCGTGGACGTCCTCTCGAAGGTGGATTACCTCGACGAGATCGTGGTGGTGCTGGGCCGTGCGCACACCTCCGAGTTCCTCCATGCCATCGATTTCTTCTCCCCGCTCCGCAATTGCACGATCCTCTGGCTGGACAGTCCTCGGATGAAGGCGATCTTCAAGCTTCTCGACGAGAACGAGATCCAGGTGAACATACCGGGAAAGGGACAGGCGGTCTGGATCGGCATCGGCTACATCCTGGGCAAACGCCGGGCCGACACCATCGTCCTTCACGATTGCGACATCCTGACCTACGACAGCGGGTTCATCGCCCGGCTGTGCTATCCGATCGCCAACCCGAGCTTCGATTACGAGTTCACCAAGGGCTTCTACGCGCGGGCCTCGAACCGCCTGAACGGGCGGGCTTCCCGGCTGCTCGTCAACCCGCTGAGCCGGGCCCTCCGCCACCACGCGGGCCAGGGAGGGAAGCATCCCTTCCTCGACTACCTGGACAGCTTCCGTTATGCGCTGGCCGGGGAGATGGCCATCCGGCGCGAACTGGCCCGCATCAATCGCATCCCCATGGATTGGGGCCTTGAAGTGGGCACCTTGGCGGAAGTCTTCCGCAACTCCTCGACCAAGCGCGTCTGCCAGGTGGAAGTATGCGACGTCTATGACCACAAGCATCAGGACCTCTCCGCGGACGATCCGGGGGGCGGTCTCTTCCGCATGAGCATCGACATCACCCGTTCCATCCTCTACACCCTGGCGTCGGAGGGCGTCTCCTTCTCGGCCGGCTTCATCCGCTCCCTGACGGCCGCCTATCTCCGGAACGCGCAGGACGCCATCGTCCACTACCACGCGGTGGCGAGCTACAACGGCTTCCAGTTCGACCGCCATGCCGAAGAGACGGCGATCGAAACCTTCGCGGAGGGAATCAAGATCGCCTGCGAGGTTTTCCTGCAGGAACCTCTGGAGTCCCCACAGGCGCCCAATTGGAACCGGGTGGCCGCGGCGGTCCCCGGCCTCATGGGCCAACTCGTCCAGGCGGTCGCGGAAGACAACGCCAATCCCAGCGTGGAGATATTGACCGGGGAATTGAAGGAGCGGGTGTGA
- a CDS encoding VTT domain-containing protein: MEEASRVAFLVDAAAYFSAFASAVRRASRSILICGWDINSQVELLRNGEDNGGFPSRVGPFLDAVVARNPDLHAHILTWDFAMLYALDREFFPVFRLDWSTHRRIHFQLDGTHCLGACHHQKIVVIDDAVAFVGGIDLAQDRWDTPEHLPNDPRRVTPGGVPYPPKHDVQIMVEGPPAAALGALVRERWMRATGATIAEPVPAASSRRDIWPSAFPPGMENVPVAIARTYPEFKCWPKVREVEALYLDSIRAARRAIYVENQYFNSFAVGEALEKRLREPDGPEILLLQSKEITGWLEGTTMGTLRARLIRRLREADRFGRFHVCYSALPDPAVDLTIHSKLMVVDDFLVRVGSSNLNNRSMGLDSECDLCIVAEDERTRKAIAGIRNRLLGEHLGVPPEKVEETYRSSGSLAFTAAALGGENRRLVPLEVKADEWLDTALPSSVDPERPVSTDELLEWFLPKDEEGKAAYPLIGFGAAVAVMLALAVAWRVTPMSEWLTVEALAGWTAYFRAGLPELLLIPALFVLGSLVMFPVTIIVAMLPLIFDPLSSLLYSFMGILASASATYAAGRFLGRDAVRKMGRTKLNRLSRVLANQSFTTMSIVRLIPLAPYSVVNMVAGASRVPFGSFLLASLVGMSPGILAATLFSNQLKSAWNNPGPGSLLMLVFIVAATAAGSVWLHRRLRPQLESSGAGDGRGA; encoded by the coding sequence GTGGAAGAAGCCTCGCGCGTCGCCTTCCTCGTCGACGCCGCGGCCTATTTCTCCGCCTTCGCATCGGCCGTGAGGCGGGCGAGCCGGTCCATCCTCATCTGCGGATGGGACATCAACAGCCAAGTGGAACTCCTCCGGAACGGCGAGGACAACGGCGGCTTTCCCAGCCGAGTGGGGCCCTTCCTCGACGCCGTCGTGGCCAGGAATCCCGATCTCCACGCGCACATACTGACGTGGGATTTCGCCATGCTGTACGCGCTCGACCGGGAGTTCTTTCCCGTTTTCCGGCTGGATTGGAGCACCCACCGCCGCATTCACTTCCAGCTGGACGGCACCCACTGCCTTGGCGCCTGCCATCACCAGAAAATCGTTGTGATCGACGACGCCGTCGCCTTCGTCGGGGGTATCGACCTCGCGCAGGACCGATGGGATACGCCGGAGCATCTCCCCAACGATCCGCGGCGGGTAACCCCGGGCGGCGTTCCTTACCCGCCCAAGCACGACGTCCAAATCATGGTGGAAGGCCCGCCCGCCGCCGCGCTTGGAGCGCTCGTGCGGGAGCGCTGGATGCGGGCGACCGGCGCCACCATCGCGGAGCCGGTCCCCGCCGCAAGCTCCAGGAGAGACATTTGGCCCTCGGCCTTTCCTCCCGGCATGGAGAATGTCCCCGTCGCCATCGCCCGCACCTATCCTGAATTCAAGTGCTGGCCGAAGGTGCGCGAGGTGGAGGCGCTGTATCTCGATTCCATCCGGGCGGCGCGCCGGGCGATATACGTCGAAAACCAGTATTTCAACTCATTCGCCGTCGGAGAGGCGCTGGAGAAAAGGCTCCGCGAGCCGGACGGGCCCGAGATCCTCCTGCTGCAATCCAAGGAAATCACGGGCTGGCTCGAGGGGACGACGATGGGGACCCTCCGGGCCAGGCTCATCCGGCGCCTCAGGGAGGCGGACCGGTTCGGCCGCTTCCACGTGTGTTATTCCGCCCTCCCGGACCCGGCCGTAGACCTGACGATTCACTCCAAGCTGATGGTGGTGGACGACTTCCTGGTGCGAGTGGGCTCATCCAACCTGAACAACCGCTCCATGGGCTTGGATTCGGAATGCGACCTCTGCATCGTCGCCGAGGACGAGCGGACCCGGAAGGCCATCGCCGGCATCCGCAACCGGCTTCTCGGAGAGCACCTGGGGGTCCCTCCGGAGAAGGTGGAGGAAACCTACCGATCGAGCGGCTCCTTGGCTTTCACCGCGGCCGCCTTGGGCGGGGAGAACCGGCGCCTCGTTCCCCTCGAGGTGAAGGCCGACGAATGGCTGGACACCGCGCTGCCCTCGTCGGTGGATCCGGAGCGGCCGGTATCGACGGATGAGCTGCTCGAATGGTTTCTGCCGAAAGATGAGGAAGGCAAGGCGGCTTATCCCCTGATCGGGTTCGGCGCCGCCGTGGCTGTCATGCTTGCCCTGGCCGTGGCCTGGCGGGTCACCCCGATGAGCGAGTGGCTGACCGTCGAGGCCCTCGCCGGCTGGACGGCCTATTTCAGGGCCGGCCTGCCCGAACTCCTCCTGATTCCGGCCCTGTTCGTCCTCGGGAGCCTGGTCATGTTCCCGGTGACCATCATCGTCGCCATGCTTCCCCTTATTTTCGATCCGCTCTCCAGCCTCCTCTATTCATTCATGGGCATCCTGGCGAGCGCCTCGGCGACCTATGCCGCCGGCCGCTTTCTGGGCCGGGACGCGGTGCGGAAGATGGGGCGTACGAAATTGAACCGCCTGAGCCGGGTGCTCGCCAATCAAAGCTTCACCACGATGAGCATCGTCCGCCTGATTCCCCTGGCGCCCTATTCGGTGGTCAACATGGTCGCGGGGGCCTCCCGCGTGCCGTTCGGATCGTTCCTGCTCGCATCGCTGGTCGGCATGTCCCCGGGCATCCTCGCCGCCACCCTCTTTTCGAACCAGCTGAAATCCGCCTGGAACAACCCCGGCCCGGGAAGCCTCCTCATGCTCGTCTTCATCGTGGCGGCCACGGCGGCCGGGAGCGTTTGGCTGCACCGGAGGCTCAGGCCGCAGCTTGAATCCTCCGGGGCCGGCGATGGGAGAGGCGCGTGA